In Luteibacter mycovicinus, a genomic segment contains:
- a CDS encoding segregation and condensation protein A codes for MPLALVRGQPVLQMPQDLYIPPDALEVILESFEGPLDLLLYLIRRQNLDILDIPVAEITRQYMDYIEMMREVMRLELAAEYLLMAAILAEIKSRLLLPRPPAEEGLEEDPRAELVRRLQEYERFKKAAADIDELPRLERDTAVVHAFVGEQNVVRVPPPLDLREMLLALKDVLGRADLFTHHAIQREPLSVRQRMGDLLGTLSEGGGFRRFETLFDVSEGRLGVVVTFLAMLELAKEMLVEIVQEEALGPIYLKTKVQTEAARDEALA; via the coding sequence ATGCCCCTTGCGCTCGTGCGCGGGCAGCCGGTGCTGCAGATGCCTCAGGACCTGTACATTCCGCCGGACGCGCTCGAGGTCATTCTCGAATCGTTCGAAGGCCCGCTGGATCTCTTGCTCTACCTGATCCGCCGGCAGAACCTGGACATCCTCGACATCCCTGTCGCCGAGATCACCCGGCAGTACATGGACTACATCGAGATGATGCGCGAGGTGATGCGGCTCGAGCTGGCGGCGGAATACCTGCTGATGGCCGCGATCCTGGCGGAAATCAAATCCAGACTGCTGTTGCCACGGCCGCCCGCCGAGGAAGGACTGGAGGAGGATCCCCGCGCCGAACTGGTCCGTCGGCTGCAGGAATATGAACGCTTCAAGAAGGCCGCGGCGGATATCGACGAACTGCCCCGGCTGGAACGCGATACGGCGGTGGTCCACGCCTTCGTCGGCGAGCAAAACGTGGTACGTGTGCCGCCGCCGCTGGACCTCAGGGAGATGTTGCTCGCGCTCAAGGATGTGCTCGGCCGTGCCGACCTGTTCACCCACCATGCGATCCAGCGCGAACCGCTCAGCGTTCGTCAGCGCATGGGTGACCTGCTCGGCACGCTGAGTGAAGGCGGCGGTTTCCGCCGGTTCGAAACGCTGTTCGACGTCAGCGAAGGCCGACTCGGAGTCGTGGTCACCTTTCTGGCCATGCTCGAGCTCGCAAAGGAAATGCTCGTCGAGATCGTTCAGGAAGAGGCCCTCGGGCCGATCTACCTGAAAACGAAGGTACAGACGGAGGCCGCGCGCGACGAAGCGCTCGCCTGA
- the scpB gene encoding SMC-Scp complex subunit ScpB: MQPEQLKPIVEAALLASTQPMTVAQLKAIFVDEDEVTDDDLVVALKSLTHDTDGRGVELMEVATGWRYQVRRDVHPWVSRMWAEKPSRYSRALLETLALIAYRQPITRPEIEQIRGVVVSSNIIKTLEEREWIRVVGHRDVPGKPALFGTTRLFLDYFNLKSLDALPPLSEIRDLEELNPQLRLGDADGVPAKAAMPTDLPVDVEDDESLTNTEDNDDVVAEATTIEDTAAETAPPEGDDVEVATQLPAGDDDVAAASPTAEEAENPEGDVEDDDAGKDTEESRA; the protein is encoded by the coding sequence ATGCAACCCGAACAACTCAAACCCATCGTGGAAGCGGCGCTTCTCGCGTCGACCCAGCCGATGACGGTCGCGCAGTTGAAGGCGATCTTCGTCGACGAGGATGAAGTGACCGACGACGACCTGGTCGTGGCGCTTAAGTCGCTGACGCATGACACCGACGGTCGCGGCGTGGAACTGATGGAGGTCGCCACCGGCTGGCGCTACCAGGTCCGCCGCGACGTTCATCCCTGGGTTTCGCGGATGTGGGCCGAAAAGCCGAGCCGCTACTCCCGCGCACTGCTCGAGACGCTGGCACTGATCGCTTACCGCCAGCCCATTACCCGCCCGGAGATCGAACAGATCCGCGGCGTGGTGGTTTCCTCGAACATCATCAAGACGCTCGAAGAGCGCGAATGGATCCGTGTCGTCGGACACCGCGACGTTCCCGGCAAGCCGGCCTTGTTCGGCACCACCCGGCTGTTCCTCGACTACTTCAACCTGAAGTCGCTCGATGCCCTGCCCCCGCTCTCCGAGATCCGCGATCTGGAGGAGCTCAACCCCCAGCTTCGCCTGGGCGATGCGGACGGCGTTCCCGCCAAGGCGGCGATGCCGACCGATCTGCCCGTCGACGTGGAAGACGACGAAAGCCTGACGAATACCGAAGACAACGATGATGTCGTGGCCGAAGCCACGACGATCGAAGACACCGCCGCGGAGACCGCGCCCCCCGAGGGCGACGACGTCGAAGTCGCGACCCAGCTGCCAGCCGGCGACGATGACGTCGCCGCGGCTTCCCCCACTGCCGAAGAGGCAGAGAACCCCGAAGGCGACGTCGAAGACGACGACGCCGGCAAAGATACCGAGGAGTCACGCGCATGA
- the hisA gene encoding 1-(5-phosphoribosyl)-5-[(5-phosphoribosylamino)methylideneamino]imidazole-4-carboxamide isomerase, whose protein sequence is MTLPIPAIDLREGKVVRLFKGDYAQQTTFAFEPEALAAHYADEGASWLHVVDLDGARTGRFENLSTLAGIASSGRLRVQAGGGVRDEDGVRRLIDAGVQRVVVGSIAMRDPETVAAWIGRYGAERIVLALDTRFRDGLWKLPSAGWTADEERTLDDLVPWYRAAGARHLLCTDIDRDGTMTGPNLALYRHLAKLAPGMDVQASGGVRSLEDIATLALQDVAGVILGRALLEGAFALSDAFVTAEKANASC, encoded by the coding sequence ATGACACTTCCCATTCCTGCCATCGATCTGCGCGAAGGCAAAGTCGTGCGTCTGTTCAAGGGTGACTATGCCCAGCAGACGACCTTCGCCTTCGAGCCTGAAGCGCTTGCCGCGCATTACGCCGACGAGGGCGCTTCGTGGCTGCACGTGGTCGACCTCGATGGTGCCCGCACGGGCCGCTTCGAGAACCTTTCAACCCTCGCGGGTATCGCTTCCAGCGGACGTCTACGCGTACAGGCCGGTGGTGGCGTGCGTGATGAAGACGGTGTCCGTCGCCTGATCGACGCCGGCGTACAGCGCGTCGTGGTCGGCAGCATCGCCATGCGCGATCCTGAAACCGTCGCCGCATGGATCGGTCGCTACGGCGCGGAACGCATCGTGCTGGCGCTGGATACGCGTTTCCGCGATGGCCTGTGGAAGCTGCCGAGTGCGGGCTGGACCGCCGACGAGGAGCGCACGCTTGACGACCTGGTGCCCTGGTATCGCGCCGCCGGTGCGCGCCACCTGCTGTGCACGGACATCGACCGCGACGGCACGATGACCGGGCCCAATCTCGCGCTGTATCGCCACCTGGCGAAGCTGGCGCCGGGCATGGATGTTCAGGCCTCCGGCGGAGTCCGTTCGCTGGAAGATATCGCCACGCTCGCGCTGCAGGACGTCGCCGGCGTGATTCTCGGGCGTGCGCTGCTGGAAGGGGCGTTCGCCCTGTCCGATGCCTTCGTGACCGCCGAGAAGGCGAACGCATCATGCTGA
- a CDS encoding PilZ domain-containing protein, with translation MSSDKEGTRYRHARMKVHSAVLMSRGGEAHPTDLVDISATGALLRRPMGWRGEAGQTWVLDMIFGHDLHIHMEACVARVSARQIGLEYTLIPEDKQAPLWELLGGYADTLEAWQDE, from the coding sequence ATGTCGTCTGACAAGGAAGGAACGCGCTATCGCCACGCGCGCATGAAAGTCCACAGTGCCGTCCTCATGAGTCGCGGCGGTGAAGCGCACCCGACCGATCTTGTCGACATCTCGGCCACCGGCGCACTGCTTCGTCGCCCGATGGGCTGGCGGGGCGAGGCCGGCCAGACCTGGGTGCTGGACATGATCTTCGGCCACGACCTCCACATTCATATGGAAGCGTGCGTCGCGCGGGTGTCCGCCCGCCAGATCGGCCTGGAATACACGCTGATCCCGGAAGACAAGCAGGCCCCCCTGTGGGAGCTGCTGGGCGGCTACGCCGACACCCTTGAGGCCTGGCAAGACGAGTAG
- the dinB gene encoding DNA polymerase IV codes for MPAPDRAIIHVDMDAFYASVEELDDPTLIGKPVVVAGLGRRGVVSTCNYEARKYGVRSAMATAEARRRCPDAVYIFPRHERYAEISAIVFGVFAEVTPVIEGLSLDEAFLDVTASLRLFASIEAIGRRVKETIKARTGLNASVGMAHNKLLAKLASELSKPDGFLVIPPDQVRGYLDPLPIGRMWTVGKVAEESLQKVGIRTIGDLIRSDAWRLNKAVGERHAAQLRLLCQGEDRRPVVTDAPEVSIGSEWTFEYDVEEFGVAEAWLLRQCERVGARARSRAVEARTVSVKLREPPFVTHSRQAQLPVPGNGTPEIFEVARRLLHIWWDQHPRPRLRLLGVTLSGFDARRGDEQQDMFAAPASKKPSDGVQDLINGRFGAGALVRAGVLKTRGSE; via the coding sequence ATGCCAGCTCCCGATCGCGCCATCATCCACGTCGACATGGACGCCTTTTACGCGTCCGTGGAGGAACTGGACGACCCGACGCTCATCGGCAAGCCGGTGGTCGTCGCCGGTCTGGGGCGCCGCGGCGTCGTTTCGACCTGTAATTACGAGGCGCGCAAGTACGGCGTGCGGTCGGCCATGGCTACCGCCGAGGCCCGTCGGCGCTGCCCGGACGCGGTCTACATCTTCCCCAGGCACGAACGTTACGCGGAAATTTCCGCGATCGTCTTCGGTGTCTTTGCCGAAGTCACGCCGGTGATCGAGGGCCTGTCCCTCGATGAGGCATTCCTCGATGTCACCGCCAGCCTGAGACTTTTCGCATCGATCGAGGCCATCGGTCGCAGGGTGAAGGAAACCATCAAGGCGCGGACCGGTCTGAATGCCTCGGTCGGAATGGCGCACAACAAGCTGCTCGCCAAGCTGGCCAGCGAGCTGTCCAAGCCGGACGGGTTTCTCGTCATCCCGCCCGATCAGGTGCGCGGTTACCTCGACCCCCTGCCGATAGGGCGCATGTGGACCGTGGGCAAGGTGGCGGAAGAGTCGCTGCAGAAGGTCGGCATCCGCACCATCGGCGACCTGATCCGCTCCGACGCCTGGCGTCTGAACAAGGCCGTGGGCGAGCGACATGCCGCTCAGCTGCGGCTGCTGTGCCAGGGCGAGGACCGCCGCCCGGTGGTTACGGACGCACCCGAAGTGTCGATCGGCTCGGAGTGGACCTTCGAGTACGACGTCGAGGAGTTCGGTGTGGCGGAAGCCTGGTTGCTGCGCCAGTGCGAGCGGGTGGGCGCCCGCGCCAGGAGCAGGGCGGTCGAGGCGCGGACCGTCTCGGTAAAACTGCGAGAGCCACCGTTCGTGACGCACAGCCGACAGGCCCAGCTTCCCGTGCCCGGCAACGGAACCCCCGAAATCTTTGAGGTGGCACGCCGCTTGCTTCACATTTGGTGGGACCAGCACCCCCGTCCGCGTTTGCGGCTGCTCGGGGTGACGCTTTCGGGGTTCGATGCACGGCGCGGCGACGAGCAACAGGATATGTTCGCGGCTCCGGCTTCTAAAAAGCCTTCGGATGGCGTACAGGATTTGATAAACGGCCGCTTTGGCGCCGGGGCGCTGGTCCGCGCTGGTGTGTTGAAAACGCGTGGTAGCGAGTGA
- a CDS encoding pseudouridine synthase produces MNAPQRSLLSLKRGESRTTEDGPQLEERLHKVLANAGLGSRRMLEQRIQAGEVEVNGTVATIGASVHAGDRVVLDGKQFVVATDNRNDAEVLVYHKPEGVVTTREDTEGRPTVFEQLPRLKGARWVAVGRLDINTTGLLLLTTDGELANALMHPKSGLEREYLCRVHGEVPDETIERLKAGVELEDGPARFDEIATISRGGSHSWFRVTIREGRNREVRRLWDSAGFLVSRLKRIRYGTVELPRALRRGDCESLDETAIKELRERSGLGAPAPVLTLSAVVHQRRAPRHVTEYKPNAGGASAWSSARHDEARELTAFDRLRDDNPRGGRGGRAGGAGGRGGAPRREVNGNVDRPERGNAAGGQRKRRVAPGQELPGVRTWFAGDSRTGGGQGNAAGNSTGNRGPRPGGRAGGNTGNAGGGGGYGNRSAGPGGSRTGGPRTDGNRAAGGGRADGNRASSGGSRFEGGGNRAAPGGGARFEGGGNRGGRPGGGGNAGNRAGGGNRTGGGQRPGGGGNRGPRPGGSGGNRSGGGGGNRGGNR; encoded by the coding sequence ATGAATGCGCCGCAACGTTCCCTACTCAGCCTGAAGCGCGGCGAGAGCCGCACCACCGAAGACGGTCCGCAGCTCGAAGAGCGCCTGCACAAGGTCCTGGCCAACGCCGGCCTTGGCTCCCGCCGGATGCTCGAACAACGCATCCAGGCCGGCGAAGTCGAAGTCAACGGCACCGTCGCCACCATCGGCGCCAGCGTGCATGCCGGTGACCGCGTGGTCCTGGACGGCAAGCAGTTCGTCGTCGCCACCGACAACCGCAACGACGCCGAAGTGCTCGTCTACCACAAGCCGGAAGGCGTGGTGACCACCCGCGAAGACACCGAAGGCCGCCCCACCGTGTTCGAACAGCTGCCGCGCCTGAAGGGCGCGCGCTGGGTCGCCGTGGGTCGCCTCGACATCAACACCACCGGCCTGCTGCTGCTCACGACCGACGGCGAACTCGCCAACGCGCTGATGCATCCGAAGAGCGGCCTCGAGCGCGAATACCTCTGCCGCGTCCACGGCGAAGTGCCGGACGAGACGATCGAGCGCCTGAAGGCCGGCGTGGAGCTGGAAGACGGCCCCGCCCGCTTCGACGAAATCGCCACGATCAGCCGTGGCGGCAGCCACAGCTGGTTCCGCGTCACCATCCGCGAGGGCCGCAACCGCGAAGTCCGTCGCCTGTGGGACTCGGCCGGCTTCCTCGTCAGCCGCCTGAAGCGCATTCGCTACGGCACCGTCGAACTGCCGCGCGCCCTGCGCCGTGGCGACTGCGAGTCGCTCGACGAAACCGCCATCAAGGAACTGCGCGAGCGTTCGGGCCTGGGCGCACCCGCCCCGGTGCTGACGCTGAGCGCCGTGGTGCACCAGCGCCGCGCGCCGCGCCACGTCACCGAGTACAAGCCCAACGCCGGCGGTGCCAGCGCGTGGAGCTCGGCACGTCATGACGAAGCCCGTGAGCTGACCGCTTTCGATCGTCTGCGCGATGACAATCCGCGCGGCGGCCGTGGTGGTCGTGCCGGCGGTGCCGGTGGCCGTGGCGGCGCTCCGCGTCGCGAGGTCAACGGCAACGTCGATCGTCCGGAGCGCGGCAACGCCGCGGGTGGCCAGCGTAAGCGTCGCGTCGCCCCGGGCCAGGAACTGCCGGGCGTGCGCACGTGGTTCGCGGGCGACTCGCGCACCGGTGGCGGCCAGGGCAACGCCGCAGGCAACAGCACGGGCAACCGTGGTCCGCGTCCGGGTGGCCGCGCTGGCGGCAATACCGGCAACGCCGGTGGCGGCGGTGGCTACGGCAACCGTTCGGCCGGTCCGGGCGGCAGCCGCACGGGCGGTCCGCGCACCGACGGTAATCGTGCCGCTGGCGGCGGTCGTGCCGACGGCAACCGCGCTTCGTCCGGCGGTTCGCGCTTCGAGGGTGGCGGTAATCGCGCCGCTCCGGGCGGCGGCGCCCGCTTCGAAGGCGGCGGCAACCGCGGCGGTCGTCCTGGTGGCGGCGGCAACGCGGGCAACCGTGCCGGCGGCGGCAATCGTACCGGCGGCGGTCAGCGCCCCGGTGGCGGCGGCAATCGCGGTCCGCGTCCGGGTGGCAGCGGCGGTAATCGCAGCGGCGGCGGTGGCGGTAACCGCGGCGGCAATCGCTAA
- a CDS encoding AMP-binding protein has protein sequence MSIERPWLAHYPAGIPADIDVNAYRSVAAVFEESFKKFRDRPAYKNFGKVLTYGQIDELSTAFAGYLSGELGLVKGDRIAIMLPNLLQYPIVLFGALRLGLTVVNTNPLYTARELHHQLEDSGAKALVVLDNFAATVQQALDGTKVHHVITTGVGDLIGFPKGNIINFVVKHIRKEVPAYKLPSSIRFKDALERGKSHALPPVEVGHDDIAFLQYTGGTTGVAKGAMLTHRNMVANMLQADAWISGSAKAGEEIIVTALPLYHIFSLTANGLVFTRMGAMNLLITNPRDMKGFVKELSKERFTAITGVNTLFNGLLNTPGFADLDFSALHLSLGGGMAVQRAVAERWKKTTGVTLAEAYGLTETSPAACINPLDLKEYNGSIGLPISSTYVQIWSDDGDVLGFGEVGELCIKGPQVMKGYWNRPDETAKVLDANGWLRTGDIAKMDENGYVYIVDRKKDMILVSGFNVYPNEIEDIVARHPGVNEVAAVGIDDEHSGEVVKLFVVRKDPSLTEAALSEYCRENLTGYKRPKQIEFRDSLPKTNVGKILRRELRDEDRKKRAAAKA, from the coding sequence ATGAGCATTGAACGTCCCTGGCTTGCCCACTACCCGGCCGGCATCCCCGCCGATATCGACGTCAACGCCTACCGCTCCGTGGCGGCCGTCTTCGAAGAATCCTTTAAGAAATTTCGTGACCGTCCCGCCTACAAAAACTTCGGCAAGGTTCTGACCTACGGGCAGATCGACGAACTCTCGACCGCGTTTGCCGGCTACCTTTCCGGCGAACTCGGTCTGGTCAAGGGCGATCGCATCGCGATCATGCTGCCCAACCTCCTGCAGTACCCCATCGTGCTGTTCGGCGCACTGCGCCTCGGCCTGACGGTAGTGAACACCAATCCGCTCTACACGGCCCGCGAACTCCATCACCAACTGGAAGACTCGGGCGCGAAGGCGCTGGTCGTCCTCGACAACTTCGCGGCGACGGTGCAGCAGGCCCTTGACGGCACCAAGGTGCACCACGTCATCACCACCGGCGTCGGCGACCTGATCGGGTTTCCCAAGGGCAACATCATCAACTTCGTCGTCAAGCACATCCGCAAGGAAGTGCCTGCGTACAAGTTGCCGTCCAGCATCCGCTTCAAAGACGCGCTCGAGCGCGGCAAGTCGCACGCTCTGCCGCCCGTGGAAGTCGGTCACGACGACATCGCCTTTCTGCAGTACACCGGCGGCACCACCGGCGTGGCCAAGGGCGCGATGCTCACCCACCGGAACATGGTGGCGAACATGCTGCAGGCGGATGCCTGGATCAGCGGCTCGGCCAAGGCCGGCGAAGAGATCATCGTCACCGCGCTGCCGCTGTATCACATCTTTTCGTTGACGGCGAACGGCCTGGTCTTTACGCGCATGGGAGCGATGAACCTGCTGATCACCAACCCACGCGACATGAAGGGCTTCGTCAAGGAGCTCTCGAAAGAGCGCTTCACCGCCATCACCGGCGTGAACACGCTCTTCAACGGCCTGCTCAACACGCCGGGCTTCGCCGACCTCGACTTCTCGGCCCTGCATCTCTCGCTCGGCGGCGGCATGGCCGTGCAGCGCGCGGTGGCGGAGCGCTGGAAGAAGACGACGGGCGTGACGCTGGCGGAAGCCTACGGTCTCACCGAGACGTCTCCGGCCGCCTGCATCAACCCGCTGGATCTGAAGGAATACAACGGCTCGATCGGCCTGCCCATCTCGTCCACCTACGTGCAGATCTGGTCCGATGACGGTGACGTGCTCGGATTCGGCGAAGTCGGCGAACTCTGCATCAAGGGCCCGCAGGTGATGAAGGGCTACTGGAACCGTCCCGACGAAACCGCCAAGGTGCTCGACGCCAACGGCTGGCTGCGCACCGGCGACATCGCGAAGATGGACGAAAACGGCTACGTCTACATCGTCGATCGTAAGAAGGACATGATCCTGGTCTCCGGTTTCAACGTGTATCCGAACGAGATCGAAGACATCGTCGCTCGCCACCCCGGCGTGAACGAAGTGGCCGCCGTCGGTATCGACGACGAGCATTCGGGCGAAGTGGTGAAGCTCTTCGTCGTCCGCAAGGACCCCTCACTGACCGAAGCAGCCCTCAGCGAGTACTGCCGCGAGAACCTCACCGGTTACAAGCGTCCCAAGCAGATCGAATTCCGCGACAGCCTGCCGAAGACGAATGTCGGCAAGATTCTCCGTCGCGAGTTGCGCGACGAGGACCGAAAGAAACGCGCTGCCGCAAAAGCCTGA
- the hisH gene encoding imidazole glycerol phosphate synthase subunit HisH: MRVVLVDAGGTNIGSVRYALQRLGTDAELTSDANRIRNATHVILPGVGAAAPGMRMLREAGLVDVMRGLTQPVLGVCLGMQLLCARSEESDTECLGMIPATVRRFAEQPGLRVPHMGWNTLVATGDHRLTAGLRQGDTAYFVHSYAVPTGDYTLASSEHGTPFSAVVASGNFMGMQFHPERSAGVGAQLLRNFLSL, translated from the coding sequence ATGCGCGTGGTCCTCGTCGACGCGGGCGGTACCAATATCGGTTCGGTGCGGTACGCGCTCCAGCGTCTCGGCACCGATGCCGAACTGACCTCCGACGCGAATCGCATCCGTAACGCCACGCACGTGATCCTGCCGGGCGTGGGTGCGGCGGCTCCCGGCATGCGCATGCTGCGCGAGGCGGGCCTGGTCGATGTCATGCGCGGGCTGACTCAGCCGGTGCTTGGCGTGTGCCTCGGCATGCAGCTGCTGTGTGCCCGTTCGGAGGAAAGCGACACGGAGTGCCTGGGCATGATTCCCGCGACGGTGCGTCGCTTCGCGGAGCAGCCGGGTTTACGTGTCCCGCACATGGGCTGGAACACTCTGGTGGCGACCGGCGATCATCGTCTGACGGCCGGTCTGAGGCAAGGCGACACCGCGTATTTCGTCCACAGCTACGCCGTGCCCACGGGCGATTACACGCTGGCGTCGAGCGAGCACGGGACCCCGTTCTCCGCCGTCGTCGCGTCCGGTAATTTCATGGGTATGCAGTTCCATCCCGAGCGTTCGGCCGGTGTCGGCGCGCAGCTCCTGCGGAATTTTCTCTCGCTATGA
- the hisIE gene encoding bifunctional phosphoribosyl-AMP cyclohydrolase/phosphoribosyl-ATP diphosphatase HisIE encodes MSETTTPDFAKGDGLLPAIVQHARTGEVLMLGYMDEAALAKTREVGLVTFFSRSKQRLWTKGETSGDTLTLVDVRLDCDADTFLVRAVPAGPTCHNGTTSCFGDDVAPSLGFLGELDALVASRHAERPQGSYTTKLFEGGIRRIAQKVGEEGVETALAAVAEDDDALIGEAADLVFHLMVVLRARGIGFDAVAKKLIERHR; translated from the coding sequence ATGAGCGAGACGACGACACCGGATTTCGCCAAGGGCGACGGTTTGCTCCCGGCCATCGTGCAGCATGCGCGGACCGGCGAGGTGCTGATGCTGGGTTACATGGATGAGGCCGCCCTGGCGAAGACGCGCGAGGTGGGTCTCGTGACGTTCTTCAGCCGCAGCAAGCAGCGTCTGTGGACGAAAGGCGAGACGTCAGGCGATACGCTGACGTTGGTCGACGTGCGTCTGGACTGCGACGCGGACACGTTTCTCGTGCGTGCGGTGCCGGCCGGGCCCACCTGCCACAACGGCACGACAAGCTGTTTCGGCGATGACGTGGCGCCGTCGCTCGGTTTTCTGGGAGAGCTCGACGCGCTGGTCGCGTCGCGGCATGCCGAGCGGCCCCAGGGCAGCTACACGACGAAGCTGTTCGAGGGTGGCATCCGGCGTATCGCGCAGAAGGTCGGCGAGGAAGGTGTGGAAACCGCGCTCGCCGCCGTCGCCGAAGACGACGACGCATTGATCGGCGAAGCGGCCGACCTGGTGTTTCATCTGATGGTGGTACTGCGTGCCCGCGGTATCGGCTTCGACGCGGTGGCGAAGAAGCTGATCGAGAGACACCGCTGA
- the hisB gene encoding bifunctional histidinol-phosphatase/imidazoleglycerol-phosphate dehydratase HisB: MSRKILFVDRDGCLIEEPADQQIDSYEKLALLPGVIAALQRCVAAGYELVMVTNQDGLGTDAFPQASFDGPHALLLRILASQGITFREQLIDRSFAHENLDTRKPGVGLARHWLADDGWIRAQSAMVGDRETDLAFAANMGVRGLRVGPEGMSWAELAHALLDAPRTAEVVRKTKETSIRVSVDLDRVADPEIHTGLGFFDHMLEQIGKHGGFALQLRCDGDTHIDEHHTIEDSALALGQALKQALGDKRGIGRYGFALPMDESAARAELDLSGRPYFVFEGEFPRERVGDVPTELVPHFFRSLCETLGANLHLTVHGDNAHHMVEGCFKVVARTLRQAIRREGADLPSTKGSL, from the coding sequence ATGAGCCGCAAGATCCTCTTCGTCGACCGCGATGGCTGCCTCATCGAAGAGCCCGCGGACCAGCAGATCGACAGCTATGAAAAGCTGGCGCTGTTGCCGGGCGTGATCGCGGCGCTTCAGCGCTGTGTCGCGGCCGGCTACGAACTGGTGATGGTCACCAACCAGGACGGCCTCGGAACCGATGCCTTCCCACAGGCCTCGTTCGATGGTCCGCATGCGTTGCTGCTACGTATTCTCGCTTCGCAGGGCATTACCTTTCGCGAGCAGCTGATCGACCGCAGCTTCGCTCATGAAAATCTCGATACGCGCAAGCCGGGTGTCGGTCTCGCACGGCACTGGCTGGCGGACGACGGCTGGATCCGTGCGCAGTCGGCCATGGTCGGGGATCGGGAGACCGATCTGGCGTTCGCCGCGAACATGGGCGTGCGGGGTCTCCGCGTCGGTCCCGAGGGCATGAGCTGGGCCGAGCTGGCGCACGCGTTGCTCGATGCGCCGCGTACCGCCGAGGTCGTGCGCAAGACGAAAGAAACGTCGATTCGCGTGTCGGTCGATCTCGACCGCGTGGCGGATCCGGAGATTCACACGGGTCTGGGCTTCTTCGATCACATGCTCGAACAGATCGGCAAGCATGGCGGCTTCGCCCTGCAGCTACGCTGCGATGGCGACACCCACATCGACGAACACCACACCATCGAAGACTCCGCGCTGGCGCTGGGGCAGGCTCTGAAGCAGGCCCTGGGCGACAAGCGTGGCATCGGCCGCTACGGCTTCGCGTTGCCGATGGACGAGAGCGCGGCGCGCGCTGAGCTGGATCTGTCGGGGCGTCCGTATTTCGTGTTCGAAGGCGAGTTCCCGCGTGAGCGCGTCGGCGATGTCCCCACTGAGCTCGTGCCGCATTTCTTCCGTTCGCTGTGCGAGACGCTGGGCGCCAACCTGCACCTCACCGTGCACGGCGATAACGCGCACCATATGGTCGAAGGCTGCTTCAAGGTGGTCGCGCGTACCCTGCGCCAGGCGATCCGTCGCGAGGGTGCGGACCTGCCGAGTACCAAGGGGAGTCTCTGA
- the hisF gene encoding imidazole glycerol phosphate synthase subunit HisF, producing MLSRRIVPCLDVRDGQVVKGVRFRDHVVVGEIVELALRYRDEGADELVFYDITASPEGRRVDRDWVERVAREIDIPFCVAGGIRSVDDARDVLHAGADKISINSPALERPELVAEIADAFGVQCVVVGVDSLRDDDGEWRVRQYTGDPSRTKALRKRTLDWIEEVQALGAGEIVLNCMGTDGVRRGYDIEQLAAARALSRVPLVASGGAGAPDHFTEVFRLADVDAALAASVFHSGDIGIPALKRELRAQGIEVRL from the coding sequence ATGCTGAGCCGTCGTATCGTTCCTTGTCTCGATGTGCGCGACGGGCAGGTGGTCAAGGGTGTGCGATTCCGCGATCACGTGGTGGTCGGCGAGATCGTCGAGCTCGCACTGCGTTACCGCGATGAGGGCGCCGACGAGCTTGTGTTTTACGACATCACCGCGAGCCCGGAAGGCCGCCGTGTGGATCGCGACTGGGTCGAACGCGTGGCGCGCGAAATCGATATTCCCTTCTGCGTGGCCGGAGGCATCCGCAGCGTCGATGACGCGCGTGACGTGCTGCATGCGGGTGCCGACAAGATTTCCATCAACTCGCCGGCACTGGAGCGTCCTGAACTGGTCGCCGAAATCGCCGACGCCTTTGGCGTGCAGTGCGTGGTCGTCGGCGTGGACAGCCTGCGCGATGACGACGGGGAGTGGCGTGTGCGCCAGTACACGGGCGATCCGTCGCGTACGAAAGCGCTGCGCAAACGCACTCTCGACTGGATCGAGGAAGTGCAGGCGCTGGGTGCGGGTGAAATCGTGCTGAACTGCATGGGCACCGACGGGGTGCGCCGGGGTTATGACATCGAACAACTGGCAGCCGCGCGCGCACTGAGTCGCGTGCCACTGGTCGCGTCGGGTGGCGCGGGCGCGCCGGATCATTTCACCGAGGTGTTCCGCCTCGCGGACGTCGATGCGGCACTCGCCGCCAGCGTCTTCCACAGTGGCGACATCGGCATTCCCGCGCTCAAGCGCGAACTGCGTGCGCAGGGTATCGAGGTAAGACTATGA